A region of the Gopherus flavomarginatus isolate rGopFla2 chromosome 3, rGopFla2.mat.asm, whole genome shotgun sequence genome:
TGGACCCTGCACGTCCTCCGCACAGGCCTCCGGGGGCAGCTCCAGCCACAGGGTCCCGCCATCCGCCACGAAGTAGAGCTCGTTGAAGAGAGCCGACTTGTACCAGGGGGGCAGGTGGCTGTGGGCGAGAGGGACAGATGGGAAAGCAAATACGTCGCCTCTATGGATCCCCCTTCACGGAGCCACAGCCCGGCCTCATGGGCCTGGAGCCCTACAACGCATCCCACCCCTTCCTCAGACCCCAGGAAGGGTCGTCCCCCGCCCCCGCCCTCCTTGAGGCACAGAGCTAGGGAGCAGCATATTCAGACACAcctgcccaccccccacctcccttgctggggaggagacagaagctcgcgggggatgcaggctccagcccaCCGCAGCAGCTGCACTGAGGGAACTGCTCACAGCTCAGGAGCGGCTGGCTTCTCAGGCCAGCCTGGGAGCTCCAGTTCCTGGGTCCTTCCAGGAGCCAAGCGCCAGCCTGGGCTGGCTCAACCAGCTCTGCTCTCCAGACAGCAAAAGCAAGCTCCATGGGCCTGCGTGTGCGCAGTCTCTCCTGCCCCCGGagagccagggaagccaggagtgaAGGAGACATCCTGCCTGGAGCTCTGGCCTAAGGGAACCAGCAAGGAGAGAACCAGCCCCGAGGCCCAGCACCTGCCCACACACAGGCACGGGGCTCACCCATCGGTGACAGGCTCTGAAAGGGGACCCCCAGAGACCCAGAGCACAGCAAGACACCCGCCCCCGTGCACACACAGAAGCAGCACGCTCGGCACCCCATGCTTCGGGATCCGGGTGCAACAGGGCCAGCCACTGGGGGGTGCGGTGACTCTCCAACGAGCCACTCTGCGGCTGGCAGGAGGCCGAACCTGCCCCAAACCAACTCTGCAGACCCCTGGTGACAGCAGCGGCTTGCCAATTGTACCCGACCCTGTCTGTGGCCTGGCCAGGGGGTCCCCTCGGCCCCAGGGGGCTCCCCCCCCCACTGGAGATGGACCCAGCTACCAGCCAGGCGACCGCTCTACCTGCTTTCCAAGATGGGCCTCTGCCAGCTCTCGATCTTCTCCTCCCACTGCTCATAGTGCGTGAGCGCGTAGTGGGAGAGGGCCGGGCACGCGTCCCCTGCACTGCCGAAATAGCGCGTGTACCGCCTGCCAGGAGAGACGTTACTGGGTGCAGGCCTGCAAGAGGCAGCCCGGTGCAGTCTGTCCGGCCCTGTCTGCACAGGACAGCACGCTCCCCCGCATggcagggacccctgccccagctaGCCAGCACAGCGCTTCAGGCCAGCAACccacagggcctgttctcagcaCAGCCCTGGCactgcagggaggggtgggggcgatGGATTCCCCTCGGGTAGGGGCCCTGACagtgctctccctgcccccctccctcagGGCACCACGTGTGCTGGCAGTGCTGTACCGAAACGCTAACGGCTCTAGCACTTGCAGAACAGGAATCGATGACATCAGGAAACTGCCCCTTCCCAGGCTGGGCGCAGGTTGTCACTCTGACACACTGCTGCTGACCCAGGCGCAGCCATCCCCACCTGCAGCCTCCGAGCAGGGCTCCCTGCTCGGATGggagaggagcagctgcagctggcctggcCGAGGGGTGCTAGGACAGGGTGTCCCAAGGCTGGGACAGCCAGAAGGGACCCgtgtcatcatctagtctgagctcctgcagcaCACTGGCTGCAGACCCCACCCAGCAGTGCTTGCACCAGGCCCAGTGCTGGGCTGAGCCAGAGCGGGGCCCAACCTTGGTATAAAGGCTCCCAGCGACAGAGAATCCCCTTGTCTTGGCCGAGCCAAGCAGAGTCTGACCGAGTCTCGGAGGTTAAACAATGGGCAATATAGGCAAAGTTGCCCTGAGAGACAGCAGGCTGCTGGGCAGACTCTCCCGCGCGTGCCCTGAGAGAGAGCAGGCTGCCGGGCAGACTCTCCCGCGCGTGCCCTGAGAGAGAGCAGGCTGCCGGGCAGACTCTCGCCCGCGCGTGCCCCCTGAGAGACAGCAGGCTGCCGGGCAGACTCTCGCCCGCGCGTGCCCCCTGAGAGACAGCAGGCTGCCGGGCAGACTCTCGCCCGCGCGTGCCCCCTGAGAGACAGCAGGCTGCCGGGCAGACTCTCGCCCGCGCGTGCCCCCTGAGAGACAGCAGGCTGCCGGGCAGACTCTCGCCCGCGCGTGCCCCCTGAGAGACAGCAGGCTGCCGGGCAGACTCTCGCCCGCGCGTGCCCCCTGAGAGACAGCAGGCTGCCGGGCAGACTCTCGCCCGCGCGTGCCCCCTGAGAGACAGCAGGCTGCCGGGCAGACTCTCGCCCGCGCGTGCCCCCTGAGAGACAGCAGGCTGCCGGGCAGACTCTCGCCCGCGCGTGCCCCCTGACAGACAGCAGGCTGCCGGGCAGACTCTCCCGCGCGTGCCCCCGACAGACAGAAGGCTGCCGGGCAGACTCTCCTGTATGCCCTGACAGACAGCAGGCTGCCGGGAAGACTCTCCTGTATGCCCTGACAGACAGCAGGCTGCCGGGAAGACTCTCCTGTATGCCCTGACAGACAGCAGGCTGCCGGGAAGACTCTCACGGGTGCACCACTCGGGGGGCCCATGCAGACCATATGCCCCAGCAGGCATGGCTCCTCCTTGATGGGACCAGCTGGGGCTATGAGAGACCATGCTGGGGTGCAAGAAAGTGGGATGGGCAGGGCATGTGTTGGGAGGTGCagtggggggagctgggcagtGTCCCAGGGGCATGGTGACCATGCAAGATGCCTGCCATGGAGGAGGTGCTGGGTCCACGTTGCGTGACAGAGAGAGAAGGCTGGGCATACGGCACACACAGCTCTGTCTGGTGGGTGGCACCTGTGCCTGGAAGCACATAGGGGATCTGGGCACGTACCTGAGATGCAGCTTCTCCTTTGAGCCAAAGTGAATGCGTGGCATGTCCCAGGCCAGGCCCAGCTCCAGCGTCCTGTGCCCCCGGGCTGGCACTGTGCAGGTGGCGCAAACAGCTGCTGCAGTCGCCTCCCCCTTCTCTGTGAGGCTGCCCTTCCCTGTCAGGTAGGAAAAGCAGACGGTGAGAACACTGGGACTCTTACCCCCCAAACAGCATCCCAGGAcgtgctgccagccccacactgtCCTGCAGTGGTCCAGACTCAGCACTTGGCCCCTCTGATAAACTGGGCAAAGGCACAAAGTGCAGAGAAACAATTTCTAAACATTTTCAGTGATTGCTTCTTGGAACAGCAACTTCTAGTGCCTACAAGGAAAGGCCAACCAGAGGCAACCCTGGCAActgcaggccagtaagcctgacctCAGTGCCAGGCAAAcgggttgaaactacagtaaaaaaCCAGAAtcgtcagacacacagatgaacactatttgttggggaaaagtcaacacagcttttgaaaAAGGAattcatgcctcaccaatctactacaaGACTCAcagtgtcaacaagcatgtggacaagggggatccagtggatatagtgtacttggactttcagaaagcctttgacaaggtccctcgccacaggctcttacgcaaagtaagcagtcatgggataagagggaaggtccttgcatggatcagtaactggttaaaagacaggaaacaacaggtaggaacaaatggtcaggtttcagaatggagagaggtaaatagttgtgtcccccaggggtctgttctgggaccagtcctaatcaacatattcataaatgacctggaaataggggtaaacagtgaggtggcaaaattttcacatgatacaaaattgctcaagacagttaagacccaggctgactgtgaagagctacaaaaggatctcacaaaactgggtgactgggcaacaaaatggtagatgaaattcaatgttgataaatacaaagtgatgtacattggaaaacataataccaACTAGCCATATAAAATGAGGGGgtctatattagctgttaccaatcaagaaagatcttggagtcactgtggatagttctctgaaaacatccactcaatgtgcagcggcagccaaaaaagcaaatagaacaTTGGGAATTattaggaaaaaaagagagaaaatatcatattgcctctatataaatccatggtacacccacaccttgaatactgtgtgcagatgtggttgccccatctcaaaaaagatctattggaattggaaaaggttcagaaaagggcaacaaaaattattagaggtatggaacagcttccatatgaggagagattaataaaactgggactttccaccttggaaaagagacagctaaagtGGGATATGCTAGTGGTCTATAAATCAtgaatggtttggagaaagtaaataaggaagtgttatataACAGGGTAAAcaacataagaaccaggggtcacccaatgaaattaataggcagcaggtttaaaataaacaaaaggaagtgtttcttcacacattgtacaacctgtggaactttttgccagaggatgttgtgaaggccaagactatagcagggttcaaaaaagaactaggtaagttcatggagggtaggtccatcaatggctattagccaggatgggcagggatggtgtccctggcctctgtttgccagaagctcggaatgggtgacagaggatggatcactcgatggttacctgttctgttcattccctctggggctccttgcattggccactgtcagcagacaagattttgggcta
Encoded here:
- the LOC127046516 gene encoding uncharacterized protein LOC127046516 isoform X4; this translates as MCFQAQVPPTRQSCVCRMPSLLSLSRNVDPAPPPWQASCMVTMPLGHCPAPPTAPPNTCPAHPTFLHPSMVSHSPSWSHQGGAMPAGAYGLHGPPEWCTRESLPGSLLSVRAYRRVFPAACCLSGHTGESSRQPAVCQGIQESLPGSLLSVGGTRGRVCPAACCLGHARARVCPAACCLSGGTRGRESARQPAVSQGARAGESLPGSLLSLRGHARARVCPAACSLSGHARESLPGSLLSLRARAGESAQQPAVSQGNFAYIAHCLTSETRSDSAWLGQDKGILCRWEPLYQGWAPLWLSPALGLVQALLGGVCSQCAAGAQTR
- the LOC127046516 gene encoding uncharacterized protein LOC127046516 isoform X1, with translation MCFQAQVPPTRQSCVCRMPSLLSLSRNVDPAPPPWQASCMVTMPLGHCPAPPTAPPNTCPAHPTFLHPSMVSHSPSWSHQGGAMPAGAYGLHGPPEWCTRESLPGSLLSVRAYRRVFPAACCLSGHTGESSRQPAVCQGIQESLPGSLLSVGGTRGRVCPAACCLGHARARVCPAACCLSGGTRGRESARQPAVSQGARAGESLPGSLLSLRGHARARVCPAACCLSGGTRGRESARQPAVSQGARAGESLPGSLLSLRGHARARVCPAACSLSGHARESLPGSLLSLRARAGESAQQPAVSQGNFAYIAHCLTSETRSDSAWLGQDKGILCRWEPLYQGWAPLWLSPALGLVQALLGGVCSQCAAGAQTR
- the LOC127046516 gene encoding uncharacterized protein LOC127046516 isoform X5 translates to MCFQAQVPPTRQSCVCRMPSLLSLSRNVDPAPPPWQASCMVTMPLGHCPAPPTAPPNTCPAHPTFLHPSMVSHSPSWSHQGGAMPAGAYGLHGPPEWCTRESLPGSLLSVRAYRRVFPAACCLSGHTGESSRQPAVCQGIQESLPGSLLSVGGTRGRVCPAACCLGHARARVCPAACCLSGGTRGRESARQPAVSQGARAGESLPGSLLSLRARAGESARQPALSQGTRGRVCPAACCLSGQLCLYCPLFNLRDSVRLCLARPRQGDSLSLGAFIPRLGPALAQPSTGPGASTAGWGLQPVCCRSSD
- the LOC127046516 gene encoding uncharacterized protein LOC127046516 isoform X2, encoding MCFQAQVPPTRQSCVCRMPSLLSLSRNVDPAPPPWQASCMVTMPLGHCPAPPTAPPNTCPAHPTFLHPSMVSHSPSWSHQGGAMPAGAYGLHGPPEWCTRESLPGSLLSVRAYRRVFPAACCLSGHTGESSRQPAVCQGIQESLPGSLLSVGGTRGRVCPAACCLGHARARVCPAACCLSGGTRGRESARQPAVSQGARAGESLPGSLLSLRGHARARVCPAACCLSGGTRGRESARQPAVSQGARAGESLPGSLLSLRARAGESARQPALSQGTRGRVCPAACCLSGQLCLYCPLFNLRDSVRLCLARPRQGDSLSLGAFIPRLGPALAQPSTGPGASTAGWGLQPVCCRSSD
- the LOC127046516 gene encoding uncharacterized protein LOC127046516 isoform X3, with protein sequence MCFQAQVPPTRQSCVCRMPSLLSLSRNVDPAPPPWQASCMVTMPLGHCPAPPTAPPNTCPAHPTFLHPSMVSHSPSWSHQGGAMPAGAYGLHGPPEWCTRESLPGSLLSVRAYRRVFPAACCLSGHTGESSRQPAVCQGIQESLPGSLLSVGGTRGRVCPAACCLGHARARVCPAACCLSGGTRGRESARQPAVSQGARAGESLPGSLLSLRGHARARVCPAACCLSGGTRGRESARQPAVSQGARAGESLPGSLLSLRGHARARVCPAACCLSGGTRGRESARQPALSQGTRGRVCPAACSLSGHARESLPSSLLSLRATLPILPIV